In Bacillota bacterium, one DNA window encodes the following:
- the pepF gene encoding oligoendopeptidase F: MATLPERKDVPVEHTWDVASVFPSDEAWEQAAAEVMARLPQLRSYQGRLGESPSVLADFLELLDQVALTVGKLQTYVTLRFTVDTADPQAAALNDRSRALFAQYSAATSFMTPELLAIGPDKLLQWAEEEPRLAIYRHYFDRLKRQAAHIRSAEVEELLSMVQDPFRTAASIHGVISDADMKFRPAVDSQGKQYVVAHGTINALLRSPDRELRRTAWESYADAYLDLKNGLANALAAGVKQHVFMARARRYGSALEAATAAGFIPVEVFHNLIETFRKHLPIWHRYWRVRKKALGLDKLYVYDTRAALTSNEPVVTYEQAVDWICEGMRPLGDEYVQILRRGCLEERWVDRYPNKGKRQGAFSTGAPGTHPFILMNFTNDLSSMSTLAHELGHSMHSYYTRKHQPRIYAWYGTFLAEVASNFNQALVRAHLFKTNPDRDFQIALVEEAMGNFHRYFFIMPTLARFELAIHERAEKGLPLTADIMIGLLADLFAEGYGDEVEMDRERVGITWAQFSTHLYMNFYVYQYATGISGAHALAKRVLDGVPGAAEAYLEFLKAGGSDYPLNILKKAGVDLSTPEPVEETFGVLASLVDRLEQLLVG; encoded by the coding sequence ATGGCGACGCTGCCGGAACGAAAGGATGTGCCCGTCGAGCACACGTGGGATGTGGCCAGCGTGTTCCCGTCCGACGAGGCGTGGGAGCAGGCCGCGGCCGAGGTCATGGCCCGCTTGCCGCAACTCAGATCGTACCAGGGGCGGCTGGGCGAAAGCCCGTCCGTCTTGGCGGATTTCCTGGAGCTGCTGGACCAGGTCGCCCTGACGGTAGGCAAGCTGCAAACGTACGTGACCCTGCGCTTTACGGTCGACACGGCGGACCCGCAGGCCGCAGCGCTCAACGACCGCTCTCGCGCGCTGTTCGCCCAGTACAGCGCGGCGACGTCGTTCATGACGCCCGAGCTGCTGGCCATCGGGCCGGACAAGCTGCTGCAGTGGGCCGAGGAAGAGCCGCGATTGGCCATCTACCGCCACTACTTCGACCGGCTCAAGCGGCAGGCCGCCCACATCCGTTCGGCGGAAGTCGAAGAGCTGCTGAGCATGGTGCAGGATCCTTTCCGCACCGCCGCCTCCATCCACGGGGTCATTTCCGACGCCGACATGAAGTTCCGGCCTGCCGTGGACAGCCAGGGCAAGCAGTACGTCGTGGCGCACGGCACCATCAATGCGCTCTTGCGCAGCCCGGACCGGGAGCTGCGCCGGACCGCGTGGGAGAGCTATGCCGACGCGTACTTGGATCTGAAGAACGGCCTGGCCAACGCGCTGGCCGCGGGCGTCAAGCAGCACGTGTTCATGGCCCGGGCTCGCCGCTACGGCTCGGCGCTGGAGGCGGCCACGGCGGCCGGCTTCATCCCGGTGGAAGTGTTCCACAACCTCATCGAGACGTTCCGCAAGCACCTGCCCATCTGGCATCGCTACTGGCGGGTGCGCAAGAAGGCGCTGGGTCTGGACAAGCTGTACGTCTACGACACCCGGGCGGCGCTGACCAGCAACGAGCCGGTCGTCACCTACGAGCAAGCCGTGGACTGGATCTGCGAAGGCATGCGGCCGCTGGGCGACGAGTACGTGCAGATCTTGCGGCGGGGCTGCCTGGAGGAGCGCTGGGTTGACCGCTACCCGAACAAGGGCAAGCGGCAGGGCGCCTTCTCTACGGGCGCGCCGGGCACGCATCCGTTCATCCTGATGAATTTCACCAATGATCTGAGCAGCATGAGCACGCTGGCCCACGAGCTGGGGCACTCGATGCACTCGTACTACACGCGCAAGCACCAGCCCCGCATTTACGCGTGGTACGGCACGTTCCTGGCGGAAGTCGCGTCCAACTTCAACCAGGCCCTGGTGCGGGCGCATCTGTTCAAGACGAATCCCGACCGGGATTTCCAGATCGCGCTCGTCGAAGAGGCCATGGGCAACTTCCACCGCTACTTCTTCATCATGCCGACGCTGGCCCGCTTCGAGCTGGCCATTCACGAGCGGGCGGAAAAGGGGCTGCCTTTGACGGCGGACATCATGATCGGCCTGCTGGCGGACTTGTTCGCCGAAGGGTACGGCGACGAAGTGGAGATGGACCGCGAGCGGGTCGGCATCACGTGGGCGCAATTCTCGACGCATTTGTACATGAACTTCTACGTGTACCAGTACGCCACGGGGATTTCCGGCGCGCACGCGCTGGCCAAGCGGGTGCTGGACGGCGTGCCGGGCGCGGCGGAGGCGTATCTCGAATTCCTGAAGGCGGGCGGGTCGGACTATCCGCTCAATATCCTGAAGAAGGCGGGCGTCGACTTGTCCACGCCGGAGCCGGTGGAGGAAACCTTCGGCGTGCTGGCGAGCCTGGTGGACCGGCTGGAGCAGCTGCTCGTAGGCTAA
- a CDS encoding saccharopine dehydrogenase — translation MRFVVFGGGGDMGRRAVAELAVTPGVELVTIVGRTQSTLEKARAEALAAQREAVNPATAEVVIETADARDYDAVVALMRRHDVALGALGPFYLYEEPMVKAAIVSRTPYVSLCDDAVAAAAALRYDRTAREAGVTIVTGLGWTPGLTNILARRLAARLDKPTDITVAWAGSAMESSGHAVALHTLYIFDGRVTTFADGRHVEVPAGSGSEDIEFPPPLGKVRVCHVGHPEPLTLPQHIPGVRSVALKGGLVEPTLHRLAVLTRRLGLARTHGWREFWARVLVPMIPLLSRLGPRRPAVSGTVVRVRGERGGRPVTLEAGVTTSMRAMTAVPLAVGALWVAQGRARLPGVQPPEAPGLFDPDEFLAELARRGVHVTITEQMG, via the coding sequence ATGCGATTCGTCGTTTTTGGCGGCGGCGGCGATATGGGCCGGCGCGCCGTGGCGGAGCTGGCCGTCACGCCCGGCGTGGAGCTGGTGACGATCGTCGGCCGCACACAGTCAACATTGGAGAAAGCGCGCGCCGAGGCGCTGGCGGCGCAGCGAGAGGCCGTCAACCCGGCCACCGCCGAGGTCGTCATCGAAACGGCCGACGCGCGGGACTACGACGCCGTCGTGGCGCTCATGCGCCGGCACGACGTCGCGCTGGGCGCGCTGGGCCCTTTCTACCTTTATGAAGAGCCGATGGTGAAAGCGGCCATCGTCTCCCGCACTCCGTACGTCAGCTTGTGCGACGACGCCGTCGCGGCCGCCGCGGCGCTGCGCTACGACCGCACGGCTCGCGAGGCGGGGGTCACCATCGTCACGGGGTTGGGCTGGACGCCGGGCCTGACCAACATTTTGGCCCGGCGGCTGGCAGCGCGGCTGGACAAGCCGACGGACATCACGGTGGCCTGGGCGGGCAGCGCCATGGAGTCCAGCGGCCATGCTGTAGCCTTGCACACGCTTTACATCTTCGACGGCCGCGTGACGACGTTCGCGGACGGGCGGCACGTGGAGGTGCCGGCCGGCAGCGGGAGCGAAGACATCGAGTTCCCGCCGCCCCTCGGGAAGGTGCGGGTATGCCACGTGGGGCATCCGGAGCCGCTGACGCTGCCGCAGCATATTCCCGGCGTCCGGAGCGTCGCGCTGAAAGGCGGTTTGGTGGAGCCGACGCTGCACCGGCTCGCGGTGCTGACGAGGCGGCTGGGCCTGGCCCGCACCCACGGCTGGCGGGAGTTCTGGGCCCGGGTGCTGGTGCCCATGATTCCGCTGCTGTCGCGCCTGGGGCCGAGGCGCCCGGCCGTATCCGGTACAGTGGTGCGCGTCCGCGGCGAGCGGGGCGGCCGGCCGGTCACGCTCGAGGCGGGCGTGACCACGTCCATGCGCGCCATGACGGCGGTCCCGCTGGCCGTCGGCGCTCTCTGGGTTGCCCAGGGGCGCGCGCGGCTGCCGGGCGTGCAGCCGCCCGAGGCGCCGGGACTGTTTGATCCCGACGAGTTTCTGGCGGAACTCGCCCGCAGGGGCGTTCACGTCACCATCACGGAACAGATGGGCTAA
- a CDS encoding cupin domain-containing protein, with product MPDNDDVVKFRRFENFRWDGVPLQEYKEHKGDRPGEGWRDITRQVIAGRFGEPCSFRLRYFEVGPGGFSSLEKHQHVHVVMTLRGRGKVIVGDDVYDTRPFDVIYVPPMTPHQFVNAGDEPFGFLCIVDADRDRPQPLSPEELEHLRSLPETAAVMRV from the coding sequence ATGCCTGACAACGACGACGTCGTCAAATTCCGGCGTTTCGAGAACTTCCGCTGGGACGGCGTTCCGCTGCAGGAGTACAAGGAACATAAGGGCGACCGGCCGGGCGAAGGCTGGCGCGACATCACCCGGCAAGTCATCGCCGGGCGGTTCGGCGAGCCGTGCTCCTTCCGCCTGCGCTACTTCGAAGTCGGCCCGGGCGGCTTTTCTTCTTTGGAGAAACACCAGCACGTCCACGTGGTCATGACGCTCCGGGGCCGGGGGAAAGTCATCGTCGGCGACGACGTCTACGACACGCGGCCTTTCGACGTCATCTACGTGCCGCCGATGACGCCCCACCAGTTCGTCAACGCGGGCGACGAGCCGTTCGGCTTCTTGTGCATCGTCGACGCGGACCGCGACCGGCCGCAGCCCTTGTCGCCCGAAGAACTCGAGCATTTGCGCAGCCTGCCGGAGACGGCCGCGGTCATGCGGGTGTGA